A region of the Pseudomonas asiatica genome:
CGGCCTGATCGTGATCCTGATGTACATGCCGATCTTCGAACTGGCCTCGAGCATTCACTGAATGGCCAGGCCCAGGCTTTCGCGCAGGGTGGTGCCCTCGTAGGCGGTGCGGTATACCCCGCGTTCCTGCAGCAGCGGCACCACTTGCTCGGTAAAGCGGCGGAACTGCCCGGGGTGGCCGATATAGATGTTGAAACCATCCAGCGCCCGCGCCTCGAACCACTCGGCCATTCTGGCCGCTACCGTTGCCGGCGAACCGACGAAGGCCCCCGGCCGCAACTGGCGGCCGAATTCCACCGCCTGGCGCAAGCTCAAGCCCTGCTCCCGTGCCTGGTCGGCAATACGCCTGGCGTTGGTGAAGAAGCTGCTGCGCGCGTGCTCCAGGCTTTCTTGCGGGAATGGCGCATCGAGGTCGTACTGGCTGAAGTCGTGCCAGCCGAAGTTGCGCCCGAACTCCTTGAGCGCCAGCTCGAAGCTGTGGTCCTGCTGGTGGTAATGGCGCTCGATCTCGCGGGCGTGTTCGTCGGTGTCGCCGACATAGATCTCGGCCCCGGGCAATACCAGCAACTGCTCGGGGTCACGCCCCAGCCGCGCGGCGCGGCCCTTCACATCACGGTAGAACGCCTGGCCCTGCTCAATGCTGGCGGCGTGGGTGAAGATTACATCCGCGGTGGCAGCCCCAAGGTCACGCCCTTGCTGCGAATCGCCGGCCTGGAAGATGACCGGCTGGCCCTGTGGCGAGCGCTGGATGTTCAACGGCCCCACCACCGAGAAGTGCTCGCCCTTGTGGTTCAGGGCATGCATCCGGCTGGGGTCGAGGAACTGCCCGGTGGCCCGGTTGCGCGGGAAGGCGCCGTCTTCATAGGAGCGCCACAGGCCCTGCACCACCGCGACGTGCT
Encoded here:
- a CDS encoding LLM class flavin-dependent oxidoreductase, with the protein product MTTRKIKLGALTMGCGGPGRHNLWLDPELPADASVNIDWYIDIARQAEAALFDLMFIVDSQYITPGSPSHYLNRLEPLTLLSALAVSTRHIGLVGTLTTSYNEPFNVARRLASLDLISKGRAGWNVVTSGDAGTAGNYGRDEHYDYDTRYARAQEHVAVVQGLWRSYEDGAFPRNRATGQFLDPSRMHALNHKGEHFSVVGPLNIQRSPQGQPVIFQAGDSQQGRDLGAATADVIFTHAASIEQGQAFYRDVKGRAARLGRDPEQLLVLPGAEIYVGDTDEHAREIERHYHQQDHSFELALKEFGRNFGWHDFSQYDLDAPFPQESLEHARSSFFTNARRIADQAREQGLSLRQAVEFGRQLRPGAFVGSPATVAARMAEWFEARALDGFNIYIGHPGQFRRFTEQVVPLLQERGVYRTAYEGTTLRESLGLAIQ